ataagtcttgatgtcatggtaccacggcttaccgtcgggttcatcgatcatgaccatacaatatgctggcttttttaatacctcgatcttcagcgggtcaacctcaagtccattggcgacttctaacattgaagacaaggtagccaatgcatcggcgaatcgattatgagtcctggatagatactcaaatgagatgtcctcaaattcctccaccagttcatccagatactcatggtagggtagcaatttagcatctctcgtcttccactttccgaCAGCTCGAAGGATAATcaaagcggaatctccgaataccttgagtcgggctacccccatttcaatcgcagcctgcaagccgaggatgcatgcctcatattctgctatgttgtTTGTGCAAGGGAAAACCAATTTTGTTGCCACGGGATAATGCCGACCACTTGGAGATAttagaaccgcgcccgtgctcgatcccgataaattgacagctccgtcaaaatacatagtccagatataagcctccaccgacatgattcgatcctcaaaatgataggcatcatcatctcgccccggattttcagctaggacatctgctatagcccgtcctttgattgacttttgggacaaatattgaacatcaaattcggagatgaggatttgccatttggcaagtctaccaatcaaggcgggttgattaagcaagtatttgataggatcgcactctgtcaccagaagcacctggtaatgcaaggtgtATTGTCGAAGCCTGTGCAgcacccggactaacgccgcacatgttttctccgcTTCGGAGTAgttcatttccgaagctgtgaatttcttgctcagataataaatggctcgttcttttccatcctcttgcctctcttgggctaacatagcacccaaggactcactaaggattgtgaggtaaaggattaaaggttgccccggtgttggaggaacaagcacgggtggactcatgagatctttgcttagtttcccaaaagcttcttcacattcgctatcccattggattagcgcattcttctttaacagcttgaggaatggcttagcggtttctgataaccgagagatgaatcgagcaatatagtttagcctacccatcggacttcgaacttctttaaccgtcgtcggcggcttaagctcacgaatagccttgactttagaagggtcgacttcaatacccttattgctcaccacgaatccgagcagcttgcccgagctggtcccaaagacacacttggcggggttgaggcgtaacttgtactttcggagtccgtcgaacaatttcttgagcgtttcgacgtgatcttctccatgccttgtttttgctatcatgtcatcaacgtaaacctcaatctcattatgcatcatgtcatggaaaagggcaaccatggctcgttgatAAGTAGCCCCAGCATttacgagaccgaacggcatcacccggtaatgaaacattccccatggtgtggtgaaagtggttttcaacttgtcattgacattcatcgggatccgattgtaccggaaaaaccatccatgaatgaaaacaattcaaaccccgcaagATCTACAACGAGCATGTCAAtatgtgggaggggaaaatcatctttaggactcggccttattcaaatctcggtaatcgacacggactcgaatacgtccatccttcttcatgatcgggactatattggcaacccaatcagaatattctgtagtctccgggaatccgacgtcaagcgccttcatgacttcctctttgatcttccggaccagtgctggtccggccctccttgacttttgcactaccggcttagccgaaggatcgatcggcaaacaatgttcgacaatagaacggtcaagaccgggcatatctgcataggaccaggcgaaaatgtcccggtaatccttcaagagcttaatcaagcgctcggtcatctctttggaaaggtttgccccgatcttaacttctttagggttttctgcatcgcctaggttgaccgagacagtttgttcaccggtcaagggtttgatctcctcatgtcgttcgaaatcccgacgaatttcctcataatctggaccgcactcatctaggtcatatacttctgaatccactagatttccctcctcatgtatccccctgaaacataaagtaacaaaatcagaaaaacaaacaaggtttaattgcggtttttttttttttttttttttgaagaactttatttattttttttttgttattattatttttttttcaaaaccgtgggacatgaattcttgaagaagcccaaccctcggttctcaccatgatgacaaacttgttggtcgtttgTTATCGTCATcgagttggtttgggatacttcaacaagattcgaaaaatagtgcaattttattgatatgaaattacatcttctaggaaaaaattcaagagtgcaacacggaatagaaatcccaatgtgacccaaaacctaaaggaaacagaaaaggtcccacgcaggggattgcataaacataaagatgttactgcgaatctaaaccctccagtggatcatcacatatggcattgacgaatgatttggaaggtttaggcaccaggtaaggttcctctttatgcgctccgtcttcgagatatagcagcaatggttacatcatcaaaacaaccggcgatatcgcgagactccttcatccttactagcaccaacccgTCGATTCCTAGCCCGAATAAagattaactttaccggaatgatccggcaaaggattattctggacatttggcggtttgttgccttggaatgagaatgccttagaatcaagaagatcttgaatccgatgcttcaacacgaaacatttgtcggtgtcatgtccaggctccccacaagtggtaatcacatttctttgatggatcatattttggcgagctcgtgttaccggatcgtagaggctcggaagtcgataaacctctcttacgtagaaccgcgagtactgtgacggggttcctggtagaggagtaaaccgtcgagggggccgttgattccctctttgtcgttgtgcgccgaaattagcctgcttgCTGATTAGGAATCGCACTGgcggcgtccgggtcatgggtttcgggctgtaggtcatgttaactcgtggagccggttccttatctttccttaccgcaaacctcttagtcgtcgtggtgacatcatcgtaccaacctttcttcataccgttctcgatttcttcagccattgtgatgagatggctgaatgacgtaatGACGGATCCCCGaatcgggttttcataattcgcggcgagtggaaacaaacaacttcatgagctccctttccggagggactggtttcaggtgagatgccacattcctccacctggtggcataccgcttgattgtttctcctttcttcatctcaagctgttcaagatcttctccggtggtgagtacgtccaagttaaagctgaaatgtttgatgaaagcattagctgccttctcccaatcatccatccgatagatctcgtagtccgtataccacctcatggcagcttcttttaaactagcctggaaagtctggaccattagggggccgttggtcgcgtgcttattcattcttgcctggtacatccggacgtgttgaaccgggttagaagtcccatcatacttctcgaagtcgggcattttgaacttctccggcactgtgacctttgaaaagacagacaagtcaatctggggtatgttgtgagtcccctcgacctctcggatcctctgttccatttgggccaaccgcttggccgtatcaccattcaactcgggggccacggggctggcttgggggattgggactacgggcggcgtgctcgagctcacgcccgtgaagatcacgtcttctagcggcattgtctgatagggagcagtttccagggctttaccggagttgtccataggaggaattggagcaggaatggttagcggcgggctggtggtggatgattgaagtttggcggcaaaggcggccatcatttcctccatctttcgggacatcatcccttcaaagcgctcggtcaaggagccaagtttctcatccggggcagcaccgacggtggcgttgatgtcggccatcctttttgctgCTGATCGGgcgatatgtggaggatccgtgataaattacctgtagagagtaacaaacccaaaatgagtacagggagcaaaaatagcgagccggcccatggcatccctctagactcaaacgaacaaagtgattatgaccaaaggattgaaacatgtaattttcagtttatccgcttttacgaaaaaatttatattaattcgtacgttgatcaaaacatgtccaaattttacgagcttgtagttgagaagatgatgaacaacttttatgttggccaatcggactagaaatgcatggatcaaatcagtttaatatgtttttccaaaaaatcgcattcagaaaactgttataaccgcaggtagttgaaaaaacgaaaggccatcttaaattatgaatttaattctgaaattttgtaggatattagttgaaacataggtctacaactttcgtgtttggcacttactcaaagctcgatcatagaatttagtaaaaatcgcacaacaaaaacaagccaaatcagaattgaggacaaccgatgaaattgtaaaagctacggaagcaaagtgcgaaattggaaataagacaacgatactcctaaaccatggaccagctcaaaattaaaatgagataatagggtaaaagagacaagaaattaccgttcataggaagaaaatgtcaatcacaaagacatgcgcatgaattgtgagtttaaatcttattctatctatccaaaaggcttttgcaaagtgaaatgatgaacgaaacgacatgccgcagcctcgcgcgcaatcatcatgactagtcgcagcctcgcgtacaatagtcatgactagtcgggttcaatcacttcggcttggtttggtcgacaagggcaattctcatgcatcgtagcctcacgtgcataagaacgacccttgagccattttttgaaaaaaaatttcgggatccagatgggataacctttagcgaagccttaccgccaaggttaaaggaccatctaaataccatcttaaaactattagtgtaacccaggtccggtcacgggttgtgtgcgatgtagtgcaaagacgataaatcatgcacaacaattaaaaacaaacaccgcttcaatgattcaaaagttaaatcacaattccaattcaccaagcctgcaaaacaaagggttagccaatcactcctccccttataactcccaatctgcaaaaaacatttaacacctaagaatgagaattcaaccaaagtttaccaaatcatgtgatttctttttcatgaaattatctggcctaagtcctctttggatccccagctgagtcgccaagctgtcacgaccttaaaaaataaacaagttaattttcgggctaatggattatcaggttaattaattaactaacctaactcggactctcccaagtccataccaaatcgcaacttaaggttcaaataattaacatgcaacgtgttttgaatttggagtcgccactaatcattttcggtaggttgattagaaacctaaataaaatagcgggagaaaactatcttatttccgcgaaccggagattttgaattcgggggatttggttacgctagattactctaacgccctttcggtaccattttcatgaaaaatatttgatttggcaattttgatggattttacttgaaactcaaagatgcaatttttttggttttttcttcttttttacggggatgtaaaacattgaactttgtacgatatacaccatgggtgatttagaaagaaagaaaacgcagccaatcacgagtatttacaaaaataaattaacatgtaataatgctaaattttgggacacgtgacatgtctaaaataaacaaacaaatgttcacaccaaacgattacatttttgtagatcgagatggaaagggttaccttctattacacaaaatcttactcacgtacacgttatggcttccttcaagatctcggagttggaagaacgtggctatcgtcgaaaaaaggcaagcagtggcgttgttggatggcgagaggcgaagtacgtgccgggactcgtcgaagatgatgctcgactaaaactcttttcttcactctcaaattttctcttacgatttttctcaagaactctctttttcctctctaaagaatttctctcacaaattctctcaattctcttccactctaaaactctctcaattctctttccctctcttataggcaaagttcttcatccttcattcttcatcttcatttcttcaccttccatcttcatcttctcttcttcatcttcatttctccaccttccattttcatcttctcttcttcatcttcatttctccaccttccattttcatcttcccttcttcatcttcatcttctcttcttcatcttcatttctacaccttccattttcatcttcccttcttcatattcatcttctcttcaccatcttcctttcattatcttctcttcaccatcttcctttctccatcttcttttggtatttgcaatacggtccctgaagtttcaagtatttgcaatacagtccccgaagttttaagtatttgcaatacagtccctgaagtttcaaatcttctcggtgcatttttccatcacgtgcctagtctagacgcatgctaaattaagtgttctacttgccaaattatatgtcaatgcaatgtatgctcaaaataaatatgtgagatgatttttataatttttatgcaaaaaatagattagtcaaaatttaggcgtcaacaccatCATGCTATATAATGTGCAATTTGTCAATTATTAAGTCGCACTTACACCAAATTTGACAGTGTTCCATGCCTATGACAATTCTCGATTAGGCAATTGTTTACGAATTTATAGCAAAAGATTTGGTCACCTAATTGTGCGTCCGTGGAATAGCTGTTCCATAAAACAAGTGTCTTTCTTCCCCCACACTACGTTATTTTGATCATCAAAGGATTCGTTTCCCTTCGTCTCTAATTAGAGAACATACTTTTAAGTGACGGGTCACAAATATAAACATCGCCACATGCAAACATAATTCACAGAAAATTAATAGAGACGATGATATCTATGTTGATAAGCCACTAATCGAAAGATTAATTGGAAGAAAATTCCCTGAGGAAAATATGGCCTCTTATAGAATCTAAGTACTTGTATCATAATAAATGTCGTCCTTTCAGTTAGGTTGACGAGGCTCGTAAGGATTTCTTCAAACAAGCGTCTGTTGGATAGAATAGACAaactcctttgttttttctttccatatATCCTTCTCAGAAAGATGGTTACTTTGCCACCTCGTTCGCTGCTCCCCCCATATGATTCAACCATGCTTGATGGGGTTCTTGATTGGTATTTAGCTAAGTATAGTGTAAATGAGTATCTTCTTTGGTATTGCCACGAGGAGGGGCATGGTATTATTACCAGCCGGTCTCTCTACCCTTAGCTCCCGAGGAACAAAGGGATCTTTAGGAGGCACCAAATAAATGACTACTTCCAATGACAACGGCCTCATTCGACAAAGAAGTACAAAAATTATTGCACTAACCTTATTTGCTAGAAGACACCGAATTTCACAACTAGGAGACAAATTCGTATTGCCCGGTctaccttttctcttttgatttttttttttttttttagtgtgtAAAGGAGGTTGATTGCATAGTTTGATGCCCCAAGCATCAAAAGAAATAAGTGTATTCTATATACAAATAACGTATATGCAACATGAAGCTTCCTGTGTATACGTTTAATAAATGGAGTCTTCTCGAGCAACTTTTATGATTAACTTCTGCAGGAGTTGCAcatataattgataattttagTTGCCTAAGTACTTGTCAATCTGGCTAATGTCTAGGGTCCTGTTCATTCCGCTGGGAAGGATAAACCTGAAagacaaatagaaaaaaaggaaattaatcagccaaaatggaaaaggaattgAAATTCCGAATATTGCAGGGTCAAGAAAGATATATTTTGAAACGTGAAATTTGATGCGACATACTTGTCTCTAAGAACAGCAGTCATGGACCGACAGCCTCCGGGCACTGTCGATTGCATATTTACAGCAATATTCGGATTGTGAATACTCTGCCGGATGTGTACCCAGCCGTACTGCCCATTCTCCTCGTCCGAAACCTTTGCCCTGTGTTTTAAAGGTAAATACGTAAAAACAAACGTATACTTATGTATGTAATAACAAATTACAAGTAGCTACCAAGTAATGGATTAAACAAGATGAATTCTATTCTCAATCtaaatttagaaaaagtgaGAAAGCCGATCGCTGTCGATGTTGTACCGGTACATTTGAGcatcaatggccgccggcgtCTCGTTCGAGTCGACGAGGCAACCTTCGCTCACCCAGCAATCTCCACAGGAATCCAGCTCCCATCCCTGAAGCCTCCCTTcctacaaaaaaagaaaaaaagaaaaagtaactCTACTGTTAGTTCTTTTAGGATCAATGGATTTCCTCGTACGTGGTTCGGCTAACGATGACCGCACTCATCGCCGTGTAATTAGTACCTCAATGTATTGTCGAAACGCCTCGATCGCCTCTACGGCCTTCGCTTTCGCCTGTCTAGGCTCCGCGATGACATTCATTCTGAGTTCCGTGGACTCTAATGGCTCTTCGAGGTCTTCTATGAGACTACCGATCCCATCGTTAGATCCCGCGAGCTTCATCCGTACCATCTCGATGATGATTTTAACAACCATGTAAGCGCCTAGCCATGCCATTCATTGAAGGAAATAGCAAACAAAAATTTCATAAGCACCATCGTGATTTGAAGCTATCGAAGCGTTATTTCAGttgtttcaatttcttttcctattgACATGTTTGCGAAGGAAACAAATAAACAACCCTAGTTTGCACAGGCCTTTTCGTGAGATTTTATAGAACTACCATCAATCATTATAAAAGCTTACCATCATCAAGAAAATAGTTCTCCTTAAGTGCGCCGTGGCCGGACGTTTCCATCATCAGATGAGTCTCGACCCCCTCCTTATTGAGCTGAACACCCTTATCGATCACATTCCTATAACCGACCCGGTACAAGCAGTGATGGCCTCCTCTATCCGTAATGAACCTCGTGAGCGCAATGCTCGTGCGGGCGTCAGTCACGACCGTCGTCCCTGGGTGCTCCCTCAGGACGATCGCGGACATGAGGGCGATAAGCTTGTCCCCATTGATCGGGTTGCCCTCAGCATCGACCACGCCTCCGCGGTCCACATCGGTGTCGAAGACGATCCCGAGGTCGGCCGAGTTGTCTAGGACGGCAGCCCGAGTGAGGGCCATGGCGGTCTTGTCCTCGGGGTTCGGGATGTGGTTGGGGAACATGCCGTCTGGGTTGAGGTGGAGCGAGCCGAAGGTGTCCGCGCCGAGCTTGTCCAGCACGTCCCACGTGAAGAAGCCTCCTGAGCCATTCCCAGCGTTTACTATGATCTATATGCAAATTCAGGCTCAGTGTCAGCAATTCCAATGGCCAGGCTAAATATTACTTTCACACATAGATAAACCAAAGCCCGAGTTTTTTTCAAGATAAGGACTTTGTGTAGAGAGGACAAAAAGAACTCTAGGAATCAAGGCCATAGGAACTGGATAAGATAGCGCATTGCAATATGGTCCAATAATTTTTAGGTTGAGCATGATTTTAGAGTAGACCTTGAAATCTGGAAGCGCACCTGAGGGAAATGTTCAGTTCCAGGTTCCTAGGTATGCATTATGCGGGGTATGTTTCGGGTTCAAAAATTGATGAACTTATTCCGATGAGTAGGTTCCGGGTTTTAGGTTACAAGTAAGTGGAATTTAGAACCCGTAATGTAACCTAtaacaagtttttgtatttttcatggtATATCTATTTGCTCGATCCCGCGGTATTTCATGACTTCCGATAACAAGTGCGTAATTTGAAATCACTAGTCCGAGCTTCATTTTACGGCGATACTTATGACtgaaacttttactttattaatatttcatatttattcgtatgtctaaatatgagctGTGGTTAGTAAATTGTGGCACAAATAATGGTCATAAAGGTGATGATTTActgcaattgttcaattaaaaatacatgtgGAACCTATATAGATCATGGAATCTGTGACACcgtaggttccaaggtatggagagtcggttataggttccaaaaaatgagaaacttttTCCCAAGGCCGACGAgttggtttcgggtttcaagtgAAACTTATACGGAATTTAGAATCGCTCatctataataatttttatgtagGACATTGACGAGCGTCTATACACAGAAGATGTTACCATGGGAAATTCGGGAAAAGCTATTTAGTCGAGAAAATTTACCTGGAAGTTTTTGAGGGGCGTGTCATAGTGAGTGGGGTGGTTCACTCTTTCCTTGATGATGCCGCGGAGGTGCGCCGCGTAGGTGCTCATGAAGTCGACCCGGGTCGGGGGAGTGGCGAGCATGGTCGACACCTTCGCCAGCCTGTTTGCGTACTTGTGAGCAGCCCGGTCGCATATCTCCTCCACCTCCGGCGAGGTCAGCCCTCCCTTCTTCGTGAAGAACTTCAGACCGTTTCGGGTGTAAGGCAAGTGAGATGCAGTCATCTGCGATAGCAAAAACCTTTTCTCAGTCGTCTCATTTCCCGTTTGAAAATGAACTGCGAACTTCAGCGGTTCATCAATGAGAGTAAACAAGACCCCCTTGAGCTTTTTATGCTGTTGGACTTTTCCCCACAAGTACCAGAGATGCCTCATGGCGTAATCTCTCGAaacaaattgatgagaaagagAGTGCTAACCGCGCATGGCTACACTACCATAATGGAAGCATCGTAAGCGAACGGGTCCAACACCGTGCTCATGAAACAAGCCGGTGTCGTCGCAAGCCCGATGTCTAACGCCACGCAACCAGCTCTGGAAAGCCCTGCAAACACAGCCACGCTCAACACCGAGCCGGAAATCCTGGGGTCCCTCCCCAGGGAAACCCTAGCGCCCTCGGCCGGCCTCCCGTTTTCGCTCTCCAAGCCCTTAATCACCCATTCCCCGAAGCTCTCCGCGATCGCATCCACCACAGGTGGTGTCAGGTCCACTGTCCGGCCCTTCTCGCCCTCCAGTGCGACGCCGCGCACATCCGAGCCGTTCTGGAGCCTCCGGATCTTGTCTATCTCGTCATCGACCACAACTTCATCGTACCTTGCCACTCTCAGCGATCTGACTCCGTTACTCCTTATAGGACGGCACATAAATATCACACTGATGTTCGTCAATAACGGCTTCCGGGGGGAAAATGAGGGGATAATCGTCGATTTCTGGGCGCTGGTGTTTTGAAGTGTTATCGAGGATGGCGAAGCCGATGCCATGTCGCCAATGTCCTTCGAGTCGAAGTCCCGAAATTGTGGCAGTCCTCAGCAAGATTTGTTGCTAAAAGacgattttttttcctcccctttTGCGAAGAGAAAACCAGATTCATGTATGTATGAGAAGATAAGAATGGAAGTGAGTTCAATGGTAACCTCACAATTCCAATATCTGCAAAGTGTTGAAATATCTGGAAACAAGCTTCCAAAGAGACGAGATATTTTTGTTGTTCTGTTCTGAACTGGTCATCTTCTTTGTCGTTCTAGTTCCGATATTTCATTCGCATGcaaggaagatgaaaatggtatATTCTCTTCCTCTGGACATTGTTTGGATTTGGTAGATATGGCTAAAACGTGCATGGACGATATCGAGCCAGCATGCACCGTTCTAAGGTTGAGCAGTAAGggttgaagaagaagcacgACCCCGGGCTTCAACAGCATCTTCCACGGGCTCGGGAGCGGGTGCTATCCGAGAATATCGATCATAGACCTAGATTTGCAAGCcacaaaatttaggattgagaTCCTCTAAAATTATTAGAGGAATTCAAGCTCAAATTTACTCCTtaaggaaggaaagaagaaatgagaaaggaggaaagaaaaggaaggaaaaaaaagggaaacaaatcTAGACCATGCCTGCGTAGCCGCCAGCATCAGTTGTGATCATGCGAGCCACCATGCCGCCGTCGCGGGTCACCGGTTGCAACCTCAAGTCGCGATCAGGGCTGCCATTCGCGGAGGTAATCACATTTTGTTGATATAAAACCGTAAAATACATGTTGAAAATCCAAGTATTCAATATTTATTGGTAAAGGCCTCCTAAATGCtgatatttaaaataaaaatattctataTTATTAGATGAAATTAAATAactaattttattcttttcttacaGTATGTGTAATAGTTTCCTGCCCTTAATGTTTATTATTAAGTGCAGAAAACGTTAGTTTTCAACTTTGAATATAGTTATCAAACACACCCTCAGTTTGACCATTTAAGTAACCGGTAAATTCTTGATTTATGTAGTAATTGTAGTACATAAGCGTAGTAAAGTTTACGTATGGTAACTTATTACTCGTGTGTTGCACTCTTGCTTGATTGGTAATTCTCATGTACACTGGCATATCATTGATTATATATTTGTTTCGAGGGAAaattatctataaaaaaaaatccgaaacaCATTATATAGTagtaattcagtcataaaatttttaattgtatcaatttaatcttaaacctactGTATGAAGGGTAACTcagttttagaattttcaattgtgtcaatttaggcataaatattttgagaatttacCAATTTAGCCCTTAACTTTTTAATGAattgtcaatgtaatccttccaaCCGATTTCGGCCGGAAATCA
The genomic region above belongs to Rhodamnia argentea isolate NSW1041297 chromosome 6, ASM2092103v1, whole genome shotgun sequence and contains:
- the LOC115728404 gene encoding phosphomannomutase/phosphoglucomutase, with product MASASPSSITLQNTSAQKSTIIPSFSPRKPLLTNISVIFMCRPIRSNGVRSLRVARYDEVVVDDEIDKIRRLQNGSDVRGVALEGEKGRTVDLTPPVVDAIAESFGEWVIKGLESENGRPAEGARVSLGRDPRISGSVLSVAVFAGLSRAGCVALDIGLATTPACFMSTVLDPFAYDASIMMTASHLPYTRNGLKFFTKKGGLTSPEVEEICDRAAHKYANRLAKVSTMLATPPTRVDFMSTYAAHLRGIIKERVNHPTHYDTPLKNFQIIVNAGNGSGGFFTWDVLDKLGADTFGSLHLNPDGMFPNHIPNPEDKTAMALTRAAVLDNSADLGIVFDTDVDRGGVVDAEGNPINGDKLIALMSAIVLREHPGTTVVTDARTSIALTRFITDRGGHHCLYRVGYRNVIDKGVQLNKEGVETHLMMETSGHGALKENYFLDDGAYMVVKIIIEMVRMKLAGSNDGIGSLIEDLEEPLESTELRMNVIAEPRQAKAKAVEAIEAFRQYIEEGRLQGWELDSCGDCWVSEGCLVDSNETPAAIDAQMYRAKVSDEENGQYGWVHIRQSIHNPNIAVNMQSTVPGGCRSMTAVLRDKFILPSGMNRTLDISQIDKYLGN